The genomic interval ACAGGTAAGGTTATCGCTGACAGTAGTCTTGGTTAGATTGTTCAtttcaaaaccaaaacaaaaaacaatgagATGTAAATTTGTGATAATGTGTGTGAAGAAACTGTATTTGAAAACCGATAACAAAGTAAtgttaaaaacataatatttcatGTTAGTGTACGTTGAAGTAAATACCAACAACACACATTAAACCTTTCTTTTTGCTGTAATAGTTTAGAAACGTTAATTGTCAACATTCAGTTCCAGAAcaagatatataatatatgttagaAGATACAGTTTGCTATACATTTATAGAACTCATTTGAATTATTGTGCTTACCACGTAAAATAACTCAAAAAGTAGTCCCGAGCAGCGTTGTAAAACTAAGttctaatttcaattttacaaaaagATTTGCCATATTATGTATGCTGTCGAAACATTTTTTCTTCGAAAGAGTGTAACGGTCGGTGAACAGTTCTTTATCGTTCTGATCAGTGTCTATTTAACTACTCAAGTTGAGCTCTCGTGTTGTTATTTCTAGTGATAAGCATACATTCAAGGTATTACAATAAAGTTGGAATTGAACACCCCCCCTCCCATCAAACCACGCGGCATGACCCCCGGTCAACTTGGTGGTTGGTTTGTGTCGATATACTTTTTTCCAACTTTCTATGATGTCATTGTCAAGATAAAAGTTGATAGGTAAACGGCGAGTGATAACCCGAAGCATTTATAAAAAATTGAATGTGATCGGTAGGTTAACTGCgttgtaataaataattttatatagatTATCTCAGGGGTTCCGCAATACAAGCAGCCATTCAAGGAATGCGCATTGATTGTGGCTTATCTGGTTAATTTGACGTCGATTTGTTCAATAATACAAGTCGTGACCCAGCATGGAGGAAATATCAGGGATCAAATGGATATAGGACCACGGATCGGCGCAATTAATCACGAACACATGAAAACCCAGTTCGATAACACAATATTGCCCTCATGGGCCGATATATCGGTCATtaaagtttaaaggggccttttcgcgtttatgttaattgacaaaattttaaaaaatgtttcagattcacaaatttatgttttatttatgatatttgtgaggaaacagtaatactgatcatttacaatgctctaaaatatccattatatgcatcttttgacgatttaaaaacctgaaaattataaagcgtggcaacgcgaaacgattgaataatttggaattgTGGTCTTTCCATTGTGTgtcactacgaggattgcttagcttatataaagtatcaaatacatcactcattgtatgagcccggatggccgagtggtctaagtgttagacttttactccagggttcaaTGGTTCCAGCCCAGtagagggttacttttttcttcctttaattttaatcttgtttttttttatcagagCTTTTACTGGTAGATTACATTcgtcaatatctgccaaaatctgtgcaaatGCCCCTGTTATATATCATGGCTTTTTTGGGATTTACCGACTTTGACAATGTTTCGAGAAacttgaacaaaaaaatacaccGTCGTTTAGCAGATATTTTTCAgcgtaaaaaaatattgtaaatcgTTGTTTAAAAATCTTAACAAATACATtatgttttgagcaagtttcaagGCCAATGCTAAACATGTGAATTCTACAGTGTAAAATAACTTTCTCAACACGTTTACCTAGTGTTTTGTCATAACTGTCACGGTTTTGTATTGAGCCAACCtgccattggaaaaaaaaatgtttttgacaagttttatgaacaatattttatgtttatttgttacaaCTTTTCTAAAAAGTAAACacgttttataaacatttttaataaaggCATGTAAGGAAAAGTATCCGTCTTTAGGTTGCCATCTTTTAAACGGAAGTAAACCAGTGTTACCCGGTATATATTCTAATGATGCACACTTGAGAAACATATGGgtaggtttcatgaagatttggaaAAATATTTGGTTTACACTGCATACACAATTTTAATGCGCTTTTATCGCTTTATATAAGGACAATTGTCCCGCTCCGTGGCGACCTTGTTTGTTAGAGGACGGAATACTTTTTCCGATGAGATTTCAGCAAAAAATCTACATTATACTAAGGAGGGACTATGTACCAGTGTAGCACCGTCTACCCAAGATACTCTTTGAAACTTTCTAAATAGGAAAATTTGAAATTTAAACTTTCTAATTGCCTGCTTTTAACGAGAACGTATTGAGCGCAGttaactgaaaaaaataaaataaaatataatttccaTATTTCCGGCAATGGCGAGTTATTTTCAAACCGTACATACGCCTCTTTAACGATTCGCTCCCGTCATCTTAATGAACAATGGCTTTATAAGACCTCAATATACATAAAAGATGGATTTCAATTTAACATCATCGATCAGACATTTCTATTTATAGGTTTCTTATGTGTTCTGTTTGGATTCAAAGTAATTACATTACAACTATTCTACACACCTGGGAACAAACATACAAGTGCATTAATGTGTTGTCCAAAAGTGTTTCGGATTTTATTatagtattattttatataaaaagcatacatgttttacagaaTGTGCTTCAGGAAAATGGGTTAATTAAAGCAACTATTGGAATATAGAAACCTCAACAAAAGCAAACCTGAAAGAATAAAATAACCAGTAGATATAATCTAGTCACGATGGACTATAAGCAATTATTTGATTGTATACAAAACACGCATATCTTAAACGAAAATAATGACAAAAGTTTGCCCTTAAACGGTCGCATTCAAGTGACGAAATAGTGATCGTATTTTCATATGAATTCTTCATCTGGAATGCATCTTACTACAGCTGTATTATACAGTAATATTAATTTTCGTACAAAACAATCACAAAATAATACAGCTGCAAAGAATATCATGCATTTGACGTACAGGGTTGCGTAAACATCATACATACTAGATACAACGCTGTTGAGGCTATATTGACATTACATGTAATTGCAAAACCAATATTTGTTGCTAAAAACTGCACGTGGACAAAAAGATTCACGTAAAGTCATGCGTGCTTAAGTACGGAATTACAAGTGTTTGTCAATCACAGGTAAGTTACTCACAATGATGTTGCGAACATGCTTAAAAAATAAggtgttgttttatataaataatttataaaagtgAAGTgacatgttttttaattattgtgtCACCAGTTTCGATTAAGGGCCAGCGAGGTTTGACGTCTGAGACACCTTTACGAATGACCATTTAAATGCCCGAAATTTCTTTTATTTTGGGCGCTTTGCAAGAATGCAATCCGTACCCCCAGTTTGACTAGctgctgttttttttataactcatttatgcctagtggactctccaatccttctaaatcgaatcattttttttccaaaattaggaatgtctagcatatttatttctatatttagaatatttcatacaaaaattcctttaagcaaacagcgcagacccagatgagacgccgcaagatgcgctgtttgccaaggccttttttctagacgctaggcataaatgggttaaacggcAGAGTCACACCTATCTGCAAGCGAACGCTCTAACCATAAGGTCACGTTAGTTTTAATATACCAGTGTGTATCGGTTAATAAACACCGATGTTGAGTTAAATTACGATAACGTAAGCCATTGATGTATGGCATCGATGCTTAATAACGAAACTAAATTGTTTATGTATCCATATATAACGCTGATGCGAATCGTTCTGTTTTATACTGATATGACTTATAACTGGCAGAGCATTTGAAATTAAGGCTATATTGTACTAGTAAGGGCTACAGTTCAGGACTTCCGTTTACGGTGGTTATGTAATTTAAAAGGCTTATGTTGTTCTCTATCCAATCGTATATCACCTGCTATATATGGTAAGATTTACCATTAGTTGATGTTCATATGAAAAAAAACGAACTGAATTGGATAAATGAAGCATGATCAGCATTACTATTTCCCGTCCCCGCGAGTACGTTGCTAAATAGGGTAATAGGATATTCATGCATTCGTTTGTCCACCTGGCTAATTAAAAAAGTACCTTTACGAGACATTTAATAAAAATGGAAgatatgtaaaaacaagagatgtgtttgtcataaacacaatgccccctaatgcaccgctttgatttttttttacctttgaccttgacctttcacccttcaaaatgtgcaactccatgagatacacatgaatgccaactACCAAGCTGCtgtgttcaatattgcaaaagttatgaagagctataaaaacattaattaaatgcACACAATCCGTGTGCGTTAATATCTTGGTTTATACTGTGCGGCCTCAACATGATAGAGAATTTTCCTTAAATACCGGTCCATTATCAAAACGAGCGCCCGTACCGatgcaaatataattatttgtcaagGAAGAAAAGCGAACAACTATCTTAAATGTGTTACATTTAAAGAAACTTAGCTTCAAACACGTTGCAATTTGAAagtaaatcgattagaaatatcgGTAAACACGATGCTGGATGGATGTCTTAAAAGTAGTTGAGCATAGCAAGGTCAGGAATTTTTACCTGACGTAAACTATTTATTCCGTTAAATTTGGAAATGGACGAGCTAACgcaatttaaaagttattaaaatatcTCATTTTCAGGTCAGTTAAGCAACTAAAAGCCAAAATGACCCTGACATTTCTTGCTTCGTTCTGTGTGACGTCATTACTAGTAGGACACGTGACCGGTGTCACCTCACGTGACTACGCGCCATGTACGGGTTTGGCGTACATTTTCAATGGATACACTTTCACGTTTGACGCTGCAAGTGGCGAGAGGGTGTGGTCGCACTGCAGCTTTCCAAGTCCGTTTGGGGACCTCATCCGGTGCGGTCGACCGCGCTCCGACAAGAAACGCTTCTTGTGCGATCCCGACCACATACTTGATCGTGTTGCTGACGGTATGTTGAGTTGTCGGAAACTGTATGCGTACGCGTGATAAATAGTTCatgatttattttaatgttcacTGTAAGTTAAAATCTGAATGACAATAcgatgttattttaaacaattattttaaaacaacatttgttgacaatatatgaaatgaaaattaaacattcTCAAACGCTGCCGTGTAGTGGTTTTACGATGATATTTATCTAAATAATCTAGTCTCATAAAGCCTATAAGGTTCTATGCTTGCGATAATAAGCCGCATGGTAATGCATTCTAATCAGCTAATTAAACATTAGTTGCGAGCATAATTACTAACCAATATTTCAAGCTGCACTTTAGTTCAACTTTTACATTTAACCACTTTCAAACGCGATGAAACATAATACAAGCATGATTGTTCTATACTATGGAAGAAGTTCTAGAGCTCAACGCAGTTCTTATATTGCgtatgatttaacaaaataattgttttataatacAATGTGGACAAATCATCCTTTAAATGTGTATTTCAGTGCCATTAATCGATGAACTGTTGGAGACAATCCAGAAGCGAACGTCTGTCGTGTGCGTGAATAGCGCGGGAATCCGCGAGACTTTCCGCGTGGCAGTTGCCCTCATCAACCGGATATACATTCCGGATATGGACAGCCCGGATCTGTAGGTTACACACATCACGAATGTCGAAGTCGAAGGGTATCGTTGGAAGGGTACTTTTTTGATCCACAAATGACGTTTAACAATTCAATACTGACAATaagatttactttaaaattacaaCCATTCCATTTTACTTCTGCCAACGTCCACATGTGTATGTGCTTGTGTATATTCACATGCATTTTGCACTACAGTGTTTAGTATATAAGCTTCATTCAAATTTGTATATTCATCGAACGCAATCAACTATGATTAATTGAAAAGTACCATTTGTCAACGTTTTTGTTAAGATGCCAGAACGAATGCGGGAGACTTCAGCCAGCCTTAAACATAAGTCGTCGGATACCGACGGAGGAGGAACAAGAAGAGATCATGCGCCTGTTTGCCGATGGCATCCGGTCATTGTGGGACATCGGTTCTTGTGGAAATGACGTCATCGTGTTATATTGCAAGGAATTTCACAAGGTGCGCACCGAACGCAAGCGGGTCTATATTATTCATGTTAGCATAACGAATCATTTATACAATTGGTTTAGTGGCAGATAGATCAAATGACATTCACTACTTTGATGAAGCCAAATAATGATTCATctatttaaaaagtcatttttgattGTAAAGGTCAAttatatcaagttgctttcttttgttttgtatgttttgcTATAGTTCAGGACGGAGGGCAATATGCGCACTATAAAATGATTTGAGTTAAGCTGATGAACACTTACAATTTCCAAATAAAAATTAATCGTGACACGTACGTCCATTATCAAAACCCGCgctatacatatacatgtattaccgaCTTTCActaattgttttttttagataaatgagttttatttaatttaatgtcgTTTTAGATTATTATAAAGGAAACATTTCCATTATAATGACATTTACAGACTTTGTCCTGTACCCTGTGAAAGCATTATATAACGATTTCAGGCATCAGAAGGCAAAAGCAAACTTATAATAAGTATCCGTTACGAGAATACTATATAGTCATGCACAATTTTCGAACGAATTGAAACGTACATTTTAAGTGTCAAAATGACCGAGAGGCTAAAAACTGGCACATACCATTGGTGGGACAATAAcatgactgacatactgactttAATAACATGAATGTATTAGATGACCGAGATTTAAGCTATAACGGAACATAACATGATATTTCTATTTAATTATTAATGGTTTGTTAGCATATTGTGTCGTGTTTGCAGGTACATGTGTCGTCAGGAAGTAAGGCATCCGAATATTTAACACCCGAAAAGGTCGCGActctgcagacgacatttcaaACTTACATCAGTACACACGGGACGCAAGGATTTGTGCTCGGTCTCGAAAATCTACTGAAATCCCTTAAGTTTACCCTCAAGGGGATTACTCCCGCTTTTATTCTGCTGATGGGTAATATGGCCGTTTTAGGAGTGATGAccgttgttttgttttattacattttgggTAAAAGATTCGAAACCAACATCTGGGAAGATGATAACTGCTACTGGGTCTGGGAGTTGTTCGTGAAATGTAGTACAGGGATATTGTGGTTGGAGATATGTGTTTTGGTGATGGCGAAGATTTCACACAGTTCACGGGCGCTGTTCTATGTGTTTTTGGCTGCGGTTTTAGGGTTGATTTTTTGCACCGCGCTTCATTATGTAAGCCGCAGGATATACTACCATGAGTAATCATGAGTAATGGCTAATGAACAAATCATTCGATTTAATTTATGGAATTGACAAATTTAGAACTACATGCCCTGTTAAACAATTAACAACATGTGCCCTTTTCCCAAATGATTT from Dreissena polymorpha isolate Duluth1 chromosome 1, UMN_Dpol_1.0, whole genome shotgun sequence carries:
- the LOC127835998 gene encoding uncharacterized protein LOC127835998, with protein sequence MTLTFLASFCVTSLLVGHVTGVTSRDYAPCTGLAYIFNGYTFTFDAASGERVWSHCSFPSPFGDLIRCGRPRSDKKRFLCDPDHILDRVADVPLIDELLETIQKRTSVVCVNSAGIRETFRVAVALINRIYIPDMDSPDLCQNECGRLQPALNISRRIPTEEEQEEIMRLFADGIRSLWDIGSCGNDVIVLYCKEFHKVHVSSGSKASEYLTPEKVATLQTTFQTYISTHGTQGFVLGLENLLKSLKFTLKGITPAFILLMGNMAVLGVMTVVLFYYILGKRFETNIWEDDNCYWVWELFVKCSTGILWLEICVLVMAKISHSSRALFYVFLAAVLGLIFCTALHYVSRRIYYHE